A genome region from Euphorbia lathyris chromosome 4, ddEupLath1.1, whole genome shotgun sequence includes the following:
- the LOC136227862 gene encoding GCN5-related N-acetyltransferase 8-like, protein MAAAAPPPPPAPTPSPPTGLPESDCTPVGHPLFTRIRLATPTDVPHIHKLINQMAVFERLTDMCVATESSLSSTLFNSLPFQSFTVFLLEVSPSPLQKLTFPNFTSIEQIVQLDYPITDPESETFRSGSDDVVVAGFVLFFPNYSSFLAKPGFYIEDLFVRECYRRKGMGKMLLSAVAGQAVKMGYGRVEWVVLDWNVNAIKFYEEMGAKILPEWRICRLTGESLEAYRDAI, encoded by the coding sequence ATGGCAGCTGCCGCTCCACCGCCTCCGCCGGCCCCTACTCCATCTCCACCCACCGGCCTTCCAGAATCCGACTGTACCCCCGTCGGCCACCCTCTCTTCACCAGGATCCGCCTAGCAACACCGACTGATGTTCCCCATATCCACAAACTCATCAACCAAATGGCCGTCTTCGAGCGCCTCACTGATATGTGCGTCGCCACTGAATCCTCCCTTTCATCCACTCTCTTCAACTCCTTGCCGTTCCAATCATTCACCGTCTTCCTTCTCGAGGTTTCCCCTAGTCCTCTTCAGAAACTAACTTTCCCCAATTTCACATCCATTGAGCAAATCGTCCAACTCGATTATCCAATCACCGATCCAGAATCCGAAACTTTCAGAAGCGGAAGTGATGATGTTGTGGTAGCTGGATTCGTGCTGTTCTTCCCAAATTACTCGTCATTTCTAGCGAAGCCAGGGTTTTACATCGAGGATCTGTTTGTGAGGGAATGTTATAGGAGGAAAGGAATGGGGAAAATGCTTCTGTCTGCGGTGGCCGGACAGGCGGTGAAAATGGGATACGGGAGAGTAGAGTGGGTGGTACTCGATTGGAATGTGAAtgcaattaaattttatgaagaAATGGGTGCGAAGATCTTACCTGAATGGAGGATCTGCAGGCTTACTGGTGAGTCTCTTGAAGCTTATCGTGACGCCATTTAA